A window from gamma proteobacterium SS-5 encodes these proteins:
- a CDS encoding DMT family protein, whose product MHPVFLSVVLLICSNVFMTFAWYAHLKELNHKPWIIAALVSWGIALIEYLFQVPANRIGYTVLSVGQLKILQEVITLSVFVPFALFYLREPLKLDYLWAGLCLCGAVYFAFRDKLG is encoded by the coding sequence GTGCACCCCGTATTCCTCTCCGTCGTGCTGCTGATCTGCAGCAACGTGTTCATGACCTTTGCCTGGTACGCCCACCTCAAGGAGCTGAATCACAAGCCCTGGATCATCGCCGCCCTGGTGAGCTGGGGCATTGCCCTGATCGAATATCTGTTTCAGGTGCCGGCCAATCGCATCGGCTATACGGTGTTGAGCGTGGGCCAGTTGAAGATTTTGCAGGAGGTGATCACCCTCAGCGTGTTCGTCCCCTTTGCCCTGTTCTACCTCAGGGAGCCGCTCAAGCTGGATTATCTCTGGGCCGGGCTCTGTCTGTGTGGCGCGGTCTATTTCGCCTTT